The window ACGCGAATCGCTTTCCGTCGGCCTCTCGGTGACGTTCGTCGTCCTCTTGCTTACCAGCACGGTTGCTGCCGGAGCGTTCGCTCCCGTCCCGGTGACACCGCACGACGGTCACGATGCGACCGTAAACGCTACTGAGCATCAAAGCAATGCACCCGAAACCGAAAGTTGGGAACGAGCGGTTTCCCTCGCTGTCCACGACGCATTCGAAGACGGTGATTTGGACGGCGACTTCTGGCGCTTCTTCCGGTTGGTGATTTCCGTGGCTGCCGACGGACCGGATCGACCGACGCCCGAGCAACCGATGACTACCACGACTACGTCGGAGTCACGAAGAACCACGTCCACGACGATTTCAGCACCGGAGTCTACCACGGAATCGCCGAAGCGGATGACGACCGGAAAAGCGACGACTGAACGACCGGCGACAACCTCTTCGGCAACGACTGCGCCGGAAATCACGACTCCTCCGGAGCAGACGGCCACGTCTACGACTTCGCCCCCCGAGTCCACGGCGACTCCGGAAACGACTACAACTCCTCAAGCAACGACCACCCCGCCGGAAACGACAACGGCGCAACCGACTTCAACCACTACATCGGAAACGACGTCACCGACCACGACTTCGTCCGAGTCAGACGGATTCGACCGACGTGACGTCGAACGACTCGTTCACCAGTTCGTCAACGAAGAGCGTACGGAGCGCGGACTCGACCCGATCTCATTCGATACCGAACTGCGTGACATCGCCCGGTCACACAGTGCAGACATGGCGGCGCGAAGTTATTTCTCGCACACCTCTCCGGAGGGCGATAACTTCGTCGACCGTTACGAGCAAGCGGGCTACACTTGCCGCGCCCCGACTGGTGACGGTTCCTCTCTCCCTGGCGGCGAGAATATCGCTCAAACCTGGTACGACAGGTCCATCAACACCGACGATGGAACGGTTCGCTACACTACGGAGCGCGAATTGGCTCGCGGCCTCGTGAACCAGTGGATGAATTCGCAGGGTCATCGCGAAAACATCCTTACCGATGCATGGCAGAACGAAGGGATCGGCATCTACGTGACCGACGACGGCAAGGTCTACGCGACACAGAACTTCTGTTAGTCGCGATTCGCCGACGCGAATTTGCGGGGGAAAGGATTACCCTTCCCTCGTTCAATCTATTCCTACCGAGATGAGCAGTTTCGAGCAAATCGACCTCCGAATCTCCCCCGACGAAGCCACGGACGTCATCCGTCGTCAACTCGGTGACCTTCGTGTCGTCCGGCGCGACGGCGTCATCGAATTTCGAACGTCCACAGGATTCGTTGTCGCCAGCCTCCGACCTCGCAACGAACCGACCGGTGCGAAGGCAAACCTTCGCTACAGAACCGCCCCGCGACTCCCACTATACCTCCACAAAATGTCGAAGGGGAAGGAAATACGGGACGCCCTCGACGAGTATCGAGTGTAGTGAGAGGCTGGGTTCCTCCAGCGTGACGCTTATGCTCTTTCCGACACCCCTTTCGGTATGACTATCTACGAATCGGAAATCCCCGGTGTCGGCCACAAATTCGAACTCGAACTCGATGGCGAGGAGCGACTCGTCGTCATCATCCATCACGACGGAAAACGCGAACTGTATCGCCGTCCATCGCCGAACGAGGACAGCGTCAAGCTCGCCTCGCTGACGGGCAAGAAAGCCCGTCAGCTCGGTTCCATCCTCGAAGGGGCGTACTTTCAGCCGGTCGAAATGGACGAGCTGAACGTCCCGCTCGGGGAATCCATCATCGAGTGGATCGAAGTGAAAGCCGAATCGCCACTGACCGGACAGACCCTCGAAGAGGCGGCCATTCGCCGACGAACCGGCGTCTCGGTCATCGCGATTCAGCGCGGCGAGGAAACCATTGCGAACCCGAAACCGGACACGACCATCGAGTCGGGCGATATTCTCGTCGCCATCGGAACTCGCGAGGAGCAGGCTGAACTCACGACCCTCCTTACCACCGACGAGGGAAACTGAAGCGCCGATGGCAGACCCGCTCCTCGTCCAGTTCGGTATCGCAGTGACGGCTATCGCCCTCGTCGGAGCGCTTGCGTCCCGTATCGGTCTCTCAGTCATCCCCGCATACATCGTCGTCGGTATCCTCGTCGGCCCCAACCCACCGACCGCCATCGGCGATGTTTCGCTCAGACTCGTCCGGACTGGCGAGTTCATCGACCTCCTCGCGGAACTGGGAATCGTCTTCCTCCTCTTCTTCCTCGGACTGGAGTTCAGCCTTCAACAACTCGTCTCGAACCGCGACAGACTCGTGAAAGTCGGCCTCGTAGACCTCGGAATCAACTTCCTTCTCGGTCTCGGACTCGGCGTCCTGTTCGGCTTCTCGTGGCTCGAATCGTTCTTCCTCGCCGGAATCGTCTACATCTCGTCGAGTGCAGTCATCACGAAATCGCTCATCGACCAGGGTTGGATCGCGAACGCCGAGAGCGAACCGATTCTCGGTACACTCGTCTTCGAGGACATCTTTATCGCTGTGTATCTTGCGCTCTTGTCGGCAGTCGCGCTGGGCGAAGGAACGCCGATGGATGCGGCGATTTCGATCGGCACCTCCATCGCTTTCCTCGCGCTTCTCGTCGGGGTCGCGTGGTATGGTTCCGAGTACGTCGAACGACTGTTCCAAACCGAATCGAACGAACTATTTTTGCTTCGCGTGACCGGCATCACCGTCCTCATCGCCGGAACCGCCTTAGCGATGGGTATCAGTGAAGCGGTTGCCGCCTTCTTCGTCGGGACGATGTTCAGCCAGACCGACCACGTCAGCCGAATCGAGCAGGTGTTGTCGCCGACCCGTGACCTCTTCGCCGCCGTCTTTTTCTTCTCGATCGGCTTGAGCACGGACATCACCCTGTTGGCAGACGTGCTTCTCCTGCTAGGCGTTGCGGTGCTGATTACGACGATCGGTAAGTTCGTGAGTGGGACACTCTCGGGTCGCTCCTACGGCCTCGACAGAACGCGCTCGTTTCGCGTCGGTCTCGGGATGGTTCCCCGCGGGGAGTTCTCCCTGGTGTTGTCCACCCTCGCCATGAGCGTCGGAACCGGCGCGCTCGGCGAGTTGATCCCAGCGTTTACCGTCGGCTACGTGCTTATCATGAGTATCCTCGGGACGCTGTTGATCCAACACGCGGATAGAGTTACGAACACCTTGGAGACGGCCTTCACGTAGTTCGGTGTTCGAAACGGTCCCGAAGGCGATACCCCTCTCCGATAAACCACCCCGCAATTGGAATCGCAACCCCTACCTCTCCCCCACCTTCACCTACTGCCATGCAACTGGGCGTCATCGGACTGGGACGCATGGGTCGAATCGTAGTGGACAGAACGCTCGATGCGGGACACGACATCGTCGCATACGACGTGGCCGAGGAGGCCGTCGAATCCGCGGCGGAAGCCGGTGTGAAACCCGCCGACTCGGTCGCTGACCTCGCGGAAACGCTCGGCGACGAGAAGCGAATCTGGCTGATGGTACCCGCCGGGGAACCGGTGGACGCCGCGCTAGAGGATTTGGAACCGTTCCTCGACGAGGATGACGTGGTCGTCGATGGTGGCAACTCCTACTTCGAGGATTCGGTTCGGCGCGCCGAAACTACGTCCGCGGCGTACCTCGACTGCGGAACCAGCGGCGGCCCGGCCGGTGCCGAACTCGGCTTCTCGCTGATGGTCGGCGGACCGCAATGGGCATACGACGAACTGACGCCCGTCTTCGACGCGGTCGCAACCGGGCCGGACGGGCACGACCGAATGGGCGAAGCAGGGTCGGGCCACTACGTGAAGATGGTCCACAACGGCGTCGAGTACGCGCTAATGCAGACCTATGGTGAAGGGTTCGAACTCCTCCACGAAGGTCGCTACGACCTCGACCTGGAGGACGTCGCCAGAACGTGGAACAACGGCGCGGTCATTCGTTCGTGGCTCCTCGAACTCTGTGAAGAAGCGTTCCGCGAGGAGGGAACCGACCTGGGCGACGTGGCGGACCACGTCGCGGGCGGTTCGACCGGGACGTGGACGGTGCAGGAAGCGCTCGAACAGGAGGTTCCAGTCCCACTCATCTATCAGGCGCTCGGCGAACGGTTCGATAGTCGGTCCGACGGTCGGTTCTCACGGCGGCTCGCAAACCGCCTCCGGTACGGTTTCGGTCGGCACGAAGTGAAACGCGAGTAAATCGATTTGTTGATTCGGTTTTAGCAGTTTTTGCTGCCCGTTCGTCCCCTATCGAATACGAAACTACACCTTCGCAAACGCACAGAAATCGTCCCCGCGGTCCCCGGTTCGAACCTCGTCGAATCCCGCGTCTGCGAGCAGTTTTGGCAGTTCGTCTTTCGATTGCCCGGAGTGATGCGTAAAGGCGACCGCAACGGTTCCGTCGGGTTTTACGACGCGACGCAACTCCCGCAGTCCGGCCACGGCGTCGGGCCATACCTGCATGGAGTTCATCGTCATCGCGGCGTCGAAAACGCAGTCTTCCGACGGTACGTCGTCCGCGAACCCGTAACGCAATTCAACCCGCCCATCTCCAATCGCCGCCGCGTTTCGTTTCCGCGCTTGTTCGACCATTTCCGGGGACGCGTCGATACCGGCGACGAAGCCGTCCGGGACTGCTTCGGCCAAGCGTTCTGCACCGACACCCGGGCCGAAACCGACCTCCAAAACGCGGTCATCCGGTTCGAGGTCGAGATCGGCGATAACCCACGCCGCGAACTCCCCTTTCGACCGAGACATCAGTTTTCCACCGAGTCGTCCGAGCAGGCCGTTCGGGCGGCCGAATGTTCTGTGGAGGAGAGTGTCGAGGAACATATGTTCCACGATGCAGTGGGCGACCCTAACTCCTCGCCTCACTCGCGTCAATCACAATGCTGTTAAACCACCGTTCCGTAGCTTCCGCCATATGGTAAACGAACTGGGTCTGGGACTCGGGCTACTGCTTACGCTCACCGCAGTGGCTCTGCACTTCGCCAAGGGAACCGAATGGCGCACTGCGGACGACATCTCCCAAGAAGTGCTCGACCGCCGTGCGGCGAGTGTCCCCGAAACCGACTTCCCCGAACCGATGAACCGCTCCATCGGTGGTGGCGGTGGGGTCGCCGTCGGTGCCGGTGCTGAAGGCGAACTCGAAGGCGAGGAAGGCGAGGAAGAAGACGCTGGCTTTGACCCCGAGGCGATTCCGGAGGACGAAGTCGAATACTTCGAAGTCGAATACGTCAAGGAAGGTTCGACCATCGAAGTCGCCAGCAACGAGACGATTCTCGAAGCGGGCGAAGAGGAAGGCTGGGACCTCCCGTACTCCTGTCGCGCAGGGTCGTGTCTCTCCTGTGGTGCGAAAATCGCCGACGGAGAACCGGACGATATCGTCCACAGCAACAACGACACGCTCAGCGACGACGAACTGGAAAAGGGATACTTCCTCTCCTGTACCGCCTATCCGCAGGCAGATATCAGCGTCGAGACGAACGAAACGCCGTAATCCATTCACTGCGATTGTTTTCGCTTTTCAGCATCCGTTCTGTCAGCCGGAGTGATACCCTTGTTTCAAAAATAGTTGCTATCGCGCAATACGAATCATCCGGAACCGTGGCCCCGAACCTCCCTGCAACGAATCGGACCCGCGACGGCGTAACAATTCATCGCGTCCGCCGAATGATTTCCTGAGAAAGACGTATATCGCCGAATATGTAATAAAACATCATGCCAGAAGGATACGTCTGTGACGAGTGCGGTGACTTTCTTACAGTCAAGCCCCACTCCTTGTTTCGAGTTGGTCCGGGGGGACGGGAACAAGACCGGGAGTTCACGTTCTGTGAGGACTGCGCGCCGAAAATCGTCAAGGAACACGGATGGTCAATTCCGAGCAGAGGGGACGGAAACGCAGGATAGGAAGTGCTACACGGGCCAGCTTTTTCGTGAACGGACAGATCGGGATTGATGTACGCTACCAATGATTTACCCCTGATTCTCGCAATCGCTTCTCACGCCAACAGGTGATCTCTAGTTCGTTCCCGTCCGGGTCGGAAAAGTAGATACTCGTGTCGGTTTTCCGTACGTCTCTATTCCGCTTTTCCAGTCGATCGATCACTTCACCGAGATATTCCTCCGGGGCGTTGAACGCGATATGCCGGGGGCTCGTATCGGTACGA of the Haladaptatus caseinilyticus genome contains:
- a CDS encoding VOC family protein is translated as MTHSIQGFDHVALPVSDLRRAVSFYRDVLGLRSVDRRDPDIDDYHWLNLGQGQGLNLARVDEESRTDTSPRHIAFNAPEEYLGEVIDRLEKRNRDVRKTDTSIYFSDPDGNELEITCWREKRLRESGVNHW
- a CDS encoding 2Fe-2S iron-sulfur cluster-binding protein, which codes for MVNELGLGLGLLLTLTAVALHFAKGTEWRTADDISQEVLDRRAASVPETDFPEPMNRSIGGGGGVAVGAGAEGELEGEEGEEEDAGFDPEAIPEDEVEYFEVEYVKEGSTIEVASNETILEAGEEEGWDLPYSCRAGSCLSCGAKIADGEPDDIVHSNNDTLSDDELEKGYFLSCTAYPQADISVETNETP
- a CDS encoding CAP domain-containing protein; amino-acid sequence: MTRESLSVGLSVTFVVLLLTSTVAAGAFAPVPVTPHDGHDATVNATEHQSNAPETESWERAVSLAVHDAFEDGDLDGDFWRFFRLVISVAADGPDRPTPEQPMTTTTTSESRRTTSTTISAPESTTESPKRMTTGKATTERPATTSSATTAPEITTPPEQTATSTTSPPESTATPETTTTPQATTTPPETTTAQPTSTTTSETTSPTTTSSESDGFDRRDVERLVHQFVNEERTERGLDPISFDTELRDIARSHSADMAARSYFSHTSPEGDNFVDRYEQAGYTCRAPTGDGSSLPGGENIAQTWYDRSINTDDGTVRYTTERELARGLVNQWMNSQGHRENILTDAWQNEGIGIYVTDDGKVYATQNFC
- a CDS encoding cation:proton antiporter; translated protein: MADPLLVQFGIAVTAIALVGALASRIGLSVIPAYIVVGILVGPNPPTAIGDVSLRLVRTGEFIDLLAELGIVFLLFFLGLEFSLQQLVSNRDRLVKVGLVDLGINFLLGLGLGVLFGFSWLESFFLAGIVYISSSAVITKSLIDQGWIANAESEPILGTLVFEDIFIAVYLALLSAVALGEGTPMDAAISIGTSIAFLALLVGVAWYGSEYVERLFQTESNELFLLRVTGITVLIAGTALAMGISEAVAAFFVGTMFSQTDHVSRIEQVLSPTRDLFAAVFFFSIGLSTDITLLADVLLLLGVAVLITTIGKFVSGTLSGRSYGLDRTRSFRVGLGMVPRGEFSLVLSTLAMSVGTGALGELIPAFTVGYVLIMSILGTLLIQHADRVTNTLETAFT
- a CDS encoding class I SAM-dependent methyltransferase; its protein translation is MFLDTLLHRTFGRPNGLLGRLGGKLMSRSKGEFAAWVIADLDLEPDDRVLEVGFGPGVGAERLAEAVPDGFVAGIDASPEMVEQARKRNAAAIGDGRVELRYGFADDVPSEDCVFDAAMTMNSMQVWPDAVAGLRELRRVVKPDGTVAVAFTHHSGQSKDELPKLLADAGFDEVRTGDRGDDFCAFAKV
- the gnd gene encoding phosphogluconate dehydrogenase (NAD(+)-dependent, decarboxylating), translating into MQLGVIGLGRMGRIVVDRTLDAGHDIVAYDVAEEAVESAAEAGVKPADSVADLAETLGDEKRIWLMVPAGEPVDAALEDLEPFLDEDDVVVDGGNSYFEDSVRRAETTSAAYLDCGTSGGPAGAELGFSLMVGGPQWAYDELTPVFDAVATGPDGHDRMGEAGSGHYVKMVHNGVEYALMQTYGEGFELLHEGRYDLDLEDVARTWNNGAVIRSWLLELCEEAFREEGTDLGDVADHVAGGSTGTWTVQEALEQEVPVPLIYQALGERFDSRSDGRFSRRLANRLRYGFGRHEVKRE
- a CDS encoding cation:proton antiporter regulatory subunit, with protein sequence MTIYESEIPGVGHKFELELDGEERLVVIIHHDGKRELYRRPSPNEDSVKLASLTGKKARQLGSILEGAYFQPVEMDELNVPLGESIIEWIEVKAESPLTGQTLEEAAIRRRTGVSVIAIQRGEETIANPKPDTTIESGDILVAIGTREEQAELTTLLTTDEGN